A window of the Fragaria vesca subsp. vesca unplaced genomic scaffold, FraVesHawaii_1.0 scf0513126, whole genome shotgun sequence genome harbors these coding sequences:
- the LOC101307556 gene encoding auxin response factor 4-like — translation MEFDLNHAVVGDVVEKNAYCNGDCDKGGCAHCLSSSTSSCSSNSSSPPVVSSMYLELWHACAGPLISLPKKGNVVVYFPQGHLEQVASSYPPLSSMDMPHFDLQPQIICKVVNVQLLANKENDEVYTHVTLLPQTKLVGQNLEGKELEELGMDEGDGGSPTRSTPHMFCKTLTASDTSTHGGFSVPRRAAEDCFPPLDYKQQRPSQELVAKDLHGVEWRFRHIYRGQPRRHLLTTGWSIFISQKNLVSGDAVLFLRGENGELRLGIRRAVRPRNGLPDSVVGNQNSYSSVVSLIANAVSIKSMFHVFYSPRASHAEFVIPYQKYIRSIANPVTMGTRFKMRFDRDDSPERRCSGVVTGISDLDPYRWPNSKWRCLMVRWDEDIGNDHQERVSLWEIDPSVSLPPLSIQSSPRLKKLRTSLQAFPPNPSIPAGSCGFMDFEETVKSSKVLQGQENMGFISPHYGCDTLKSPVDFEMQPSAHQNLASHITQKATIGEFMRAHRTSYTGFAESDRFPKVLQGQEICPLRSLSGKANFNLGDWESNRGSTSFNSYQAPKPNLFTLGSESLLNMYFPYGDIHKVGQDPMTCSNTTNLARENIKANTYPVKMGVARNEVGRPKTLSEHRPQEISSALPTSLTNVKSPKEVNADGTASGCKLFGFSLSGETPTLSQSSSKRSCTKVHKQGSLVGRAIDLSKLNGYGDLLSELERLFSMEGLLRDPDKGWRILYTDSENDVMVVGDDPWHEFCDVVSKIHIYTQEEVEKMTIGMISDDTQSCLEQAPPMLEVSKSSSVGQPDSSPTAIRV, via the exons ATGGAATTTGATCTGAACCATGCAGTAGTGGGTGATGTGGTGGAGAAGAATGCATACTGTAATGGGGATTGTGACAAGGGTGGTTGTGCTCATTGTTTATcctcttcaacttcttcatgttcttcaaaTTCGTCATCACCTCCTGTGGTTTCTTCAATGTATTTGGAGCTTTGGCATGCTTGTGCTGGTCCACTCATTTCACTGCCCAAGAAAGGAAATGTGGTTGTCTACTTCCCACAAGGTCACTTGGAACAAGTTGCTTCATCATATCCTCCTCTCTCATCCATGGACATGCCTCACTTTGATCTCCAGCCTCAGATAATCTGCAAGGTTGTGAATGTCCAGCTACTT GCTAACAAGGAGAATGATGAGGTCTATACACATGTTACTTTGCTTCCTCAGACAAAG TTGGTAGGACAGAATTTGGAAGGCAAAGAGCTTGAAGAGTTAGGAATGGATGAGGGCGATGGGGGATCACCTACAAGATCAACCCCTCACATGTTTTGCAAAACACTTACAGCTTCTGATACCAGTACCCATGGAGGGTTCTCTGTTCCTCGCAGAGCTGCTGAAGACTGTTTCCCTCCTCTG gaTTATAAGCAGCAAAGGCCCTCTCAAGAGCTTGTTGCAAAGGACCTACATGGTGTAGAATGGAGGTTTCGACATATTTATAGAG GTCAGCCCCGGCGGCATCTGCTCACCACAGGGTGGAGTATTTTTATAAGCCAAAAGAATCTCGTCTCAGGGGATGCTGTGCTATTTCTGAG GGGTGAAAATGGAGAGCTTAGGTTGGGCATTAGAAGAGCTGTTCGGCCAAGAAATGGTCTTCCTGATTCAGTTGTTGGCAACCAGAATTCTTATTCTAGTGTTGTTTCCCTTATTGCTAATGCAGTATCCATCAAGAGCATGTTCCATGTATTCTACAGTCCGAG GGCAAGCCATGCGGAGTTTGTCATTCCCTACCAAAAATATATCAGAAGCATTGCTAATCCAGTGACCATGGGGACAAGATTCAAAATGCGATTTGATAGGGATGATTCACCAGAAAGAAG GTGCAGTGGTGTAGTGACTGGCATCAGTGACTTGGATCCCTATCGATGGCCGAACTCAAAGTGGAGATGCTTGATG GTGAGGTGGGATGAAGATATAGGAAACGATCATCAAGAACGAGTCTCTCTGTGGGAGATTGATCCTTCTGTTTCTCTCCCACCTTTGAGCATTCAGTCTTCTCCAAGACTGAAGAAACTGCGGACAAGTCTGCAGGCATTCCCACCTAACCCCTCCATTCCTG CTGGAAGTTGTGGGTTTATGGACTTTGAGGAGACAGTTAAGTCCTCTAAGGTCTTGCAAGGTCAAGAAAATATGGGTTTCATATCACCCCACTATGGATGTGATACATTGAAGAGCCCTGTGGATTTTGAGATGCAGCCTTCAGCACATCAAAATCTTGCATCACATATAACGCAGAAGGCTACTATTGGTGAGTTCATGAGAGCTCACCGCACCAGTTATACAGGATTTGCGGAATCTGATAGATTTCCGAAAGTCTTGCAAGGTCAAGAAATATGCCCATTGAGATCCTTGTCAGGAAAAGCAAATTTTAATCTGGGTGATTGGGAGTCCAATCGTGGTAGCACATCTTTCAACAGTTACCAGGCACCCAAACCAAATTTGTTCACTCTGGGTTCTGAATCGCTTCTAAACATGTATTTTCCTTATGGTGACATTCACAAGGTTGGCCAAGATCCCATGACGTGCTCTAATACTACCAATTTAGCCAGAGAAAATATCAAAGCGAACACTTATCCTGTTAAGATGGGAGTTGCAAGAAATGAAGTTGGAAGGCCAAAAACCCTTAGTGAGCATCGGCCACAGGAAATTTCCTCTGCTCTTCCTACTTCATTGACAAATGTAAAAAGTCCAAAAGAAGTCAACGCTGATGGAACTGCCAGTGGATGTAAACTTTTCGGGTTTTCCTTATCAGGGGAAACTCCCACTCTGAGTCAGAGTTCCAGTAAGAGGAGCTGTACAAAG GTTCACAAGCAGGGCAGCTTAGTGGGAAGAGCCATTGATCTGTCAAAACTGAATGGCTATGGTGACTTGCTGAGTGAACTGGAGCGACTATTTAGCATGGAAGGCCTTCTACGAGATCCTGATAAAGGATGGCGGATCTTGTATACTGACAGCGAGAAtgatgtcatggttgttggggATGACCCATGGCA TGAGTTCTGCGATGTGGTATCCAAAATTCACATATACACCCAGGAAGAAGTGGAGAAGATGACAATTGGAATGATCAGTGATGATACCCAAAGTTGTTTGGAGCAAGCTCCACCTATGCTGGAAGTGTCAAAGTCCTCATCAGTTGGGCAGCCGGATTCTTCACCAACAGCAATTAGGGTCTGA